Proteins encoded by one window of Microplitis mediator isolate UGA2020A chromosome 1, iyMicMedi2.1, whole genome shotgun sequence:
- the LOC130676881 gene encoding putative pre-mRNA-splicing factor ATP-dependent RNA helicase PRP1: MSKRRIEVLDPFIKRKRDEAKLEMASSSAAASSSSSSSSLLTSTTGATAISTISSGSSGATGATQNVSSPGQINPYTKLPFTPRYYEFYRKRITLPVFEYRSDFMRLLNEYQCIVLVGETGSGKTTQIPQWCVEYSTQTGTKGVACTQPRRVAAMSVAQRVSEEMDVTLGEQVGYSIRFEDCSSPYTVLKYMTDGMLLREGMSDPMLEAYQVILLDEAHERTLATDLLMGVLKEVTKQRSDLKLVIMSATLDAGKFQQYFDNAPLMNVPGRTHPVEIFYTPEPERDYLEAAIRTVIQIHMCEEVSGDLLLFLTGQEEIEEACKRIKREMDNLGPDVGELKCIPLYSTLPPNLQQRIFEPAPPNKPNGAIGRKVVVSTNIAETSLTIDGVVFVIDPGFAKQKVYNPRIRVESLLVSPISKASAQQRAGRAGRTRPGKCFRLYTEKAYKNEMQENTYPEILRSNLGSVVLQLKKLGIDDLVHFDFMDPPAPETLMRALELLNYLAALDDDGNLTDLGAIMAEFPLDPQLAKMLIASCNHNCSNEILSITAMLSVPQCFVRPNEAKRAADDAKMKFAHIDGDHLTLLNVYHAFKQSMEDPQWCYDHFVNYRSLKSGDNVRQQLSRIMDRFSLKRTSTDFTSKDYYINIRKALVDGFFMQVAHLERTGHYLTIKDNQMVQLHPSSCLDHKPEWVIYNEFVLTTKNYIRTVTDIKPEWLLKIAPQYYDLQNFPQCEAKRQLEVIQARLDSKQYQEGF; the protein is encoded by the exons ATGTCGAAACGACGAATTGAAGTTTTGGATCCTTTTATTAAGAGAAAGCg AGACGAAGCCAAACTTGAAATGGCTAGTTCATCAGCAGcagcatcatcatcatcatcgtcatcatcgtTATTAACATCAACAACTGGTGCAACAGCAATATCAACAATATCAAGTGGATCATCAGGAGCAACTGGAGCAACTCAAAATGTATCATCTCCTGGACAAATAAATCCATATACAAAGTTACCTTTTACACCAcgttattatgaattttatagaaaacgAATAACATTACCAGTATTTGAGTATAGATCAGATTTTATGcgtttattaaatgaatatcaATGTATTGTATTGGTTGGTGAAACTGGATCTGGTAAAACAACTCAAATACCACAATGGTGTGTTGAATATTCAACTCAAACAGGTACAAAAGGTGTTGCTTGCACTCAGCCACGTCGTGTTGCAGCAATGAGTGTTGCACAGCGTGTTTCTGAAGAAATGGATGTTACATTGGGTGAACAAGTTGGTTATAGTATACGTTTTGAAGATTGTAGTTCACCATATACTGTTCTTAAATATATGACTGATGGTATGTTATTAAGAGAAGGAATGTCTGATCCAATGCTTGAAGCTTATCAAGTTATTTTACTTGATGAAGCTCATGAGAGAACTTTAGCAACAGATTTACTTATGGGTGTTCTTAAAGAAGTTACTAAACAACGATCAGatttaaaattagttattaTGAGTGCAACATTAGATGCTGGTAAATTTCAACAATACTTTGACAATGCACCATTAATGAATGTACCAGGTCGTACACATccagtggaaattttttatactccaGAACCAGAACGTGATTATTTAGAGGCTGCTATAAGAACAGTTATTCAAATTCATATGTGTGAAGAAGTATCTggtgatttattattatttttaactggtCAAGAAGAAATAGAAGAAGCTTGCAAAAGAATAAAACGTGAAATGGATAATCTTGGACCAGATGTTGGAGAACTTAAATGTATTCCACTTTATTCAACTTTACCACCAAATTTACAACAAAGAATATTTGAACCAGCACCGCCAAATAAACCAAATGGTGCTATTGGTAGAAAAGTTGTTGTATCAACAAATATTGCTGAAACTTCATTAACAATCGATGGTGTTGTATTTGTTATTGATCCTGGATTTGCTaaacaaaaagtttataatcCTCGTATACGTGTTGAATCATTACTTGTATCACCAATAAGTAAAGCATCTGCTCAACAACGAGCTGGACGTGCGGGTCGTACAAGACCCGGTAAATGTTTTCGATTATATACTGAAAAAgcatataaaaatgaaatgcaAGAAAATACTTATCCTGAAATTTTAAGATCTAATTTAGGAAGTGTTGtactacaattaaaaaaattaggaatTGATGATTTAGTACATTTTGACTTTATGGATCCACCAGCACCTGAAACACTTATGCGAGCATTAgaattgttaaattatttagcaGCTTTAGATGATGATGGTAATTTAACAGATTTAGGTGCTATTATGGCTGAATTTCCATTAGATCCACAACTTGCTAAAATGTTGATTGCATCTTGTAATCACAATTGTAGTAATGAAATTCTCAGTATCACTGCTATGTTATCAG TCCCACAGTGTTTTGTAAGACCAAATGAAGCCAAAAGAGCTGCTGATGatgcaaaaatgaaatttgcaCATATTGATGGAGATCATTTGACTTTACTTAATGTTTACCATGCTTTCAAACAAA GTATGGAAGATCCGCAGTGGTGTTATGatcattttgttaattatcgATCGTTAAAAAGTGGAGATAATGTACGACAACAATTGAGTCGAATTATGGATAgattttcactaaaaagaaccTCTACTGATTTTACATCTAaagattattatataaatattagaaaAGCACTTGTTGATGGATTTTTCATGCAG GTAGCACATTTAGAAAGAACAGGacattatttaacaataaaagatAATCAAATGGTACAATTACATCCTAGTAGTTGTTTGGATCACAAACCCGAGTGGGTTATTTACAATGAATTTGTTTTAacgacaaaaaattatataagaaCAGTTACAGACATCAAAC CTGAatggttattaaaaatagcACCACAGTACTATGATCTTCAAAATTTCCCCCAATGTGAAGCAAAACGACAATTAGAAGTAATTCAAGCGAGATTAGATTCTAAACAGTATCAAGAAGGTTTCTAA
- the LOC130676893 gene encoding 3-oxoacyl-[acyl-carrier-protein] reductase FabG-like, which yields MAFLGKVVLITGASSGIGAATAIHLSNLGASLSLTGRNLDNLQNVADKCNKERKPFLITGELTNENDTKNILESTIKHFGKLDVLINNAGTIERGSIENTSLDQYDRVFNLNVRSMYHLTMLAVPHLIKTKGNIVNVSSVNGLRSFPGVLSYCMSKSAVDQFTRCTAIELASKQVRVNAVNPGVVVTNLHERSGMSPEELKAFFERSKTTHALGRPGQVDEVAKTIGFLASDDASFITGATLPVDGGRHALCPR from the exons ATGGCATTTTTGGGAAAAGTTGTATTAATAACTGGAGCAAGCTCTGGAATCGGAGCTGCTACAGCAAttcatttatcaaatttagGCGCTTCGTTATCTTTAACCGGTCGTAATTTAGATAATTTGCAAAATGTTGCCGATAAATGTAATAAGGAGCGTAAGCCATTTCTTATTACTGGCGAATTGACAAATGaaaatgacacaaaaaatattcttgagtctACAATAAAACATTTTGGTAAATTAgatgttttaataaataatgctgGAACAATTGAACGTGGAAGTATTGAAAATACTAGCTTGGATCAGTATGATag AGTATTTAACTTGAATGTCCGTTCAATGTATCATTTGACAATGCTCGCAGTCCCACACTTGATAAAAACAAAAGGTAATATCGTTAATGTATCAAGTGTAAATGGATTAAGATCATTTCCTGGTGTATTGTCATACTGCATGAGTAAATCAGCTGTTGATCAATTTACACGATGCACAGCCATTGAATTAGCATCGAAACAa GTACGGGTAAATGCAGTTAATCCAGGAGTAGTAGTAACAAATTTACATGAACGTAGTGGTATGTCACCAGAGGAACTGAAAGCATTTTTTGAACGGAGTAAAACTACTCATGCACTTGGACGTCCAGGTCAAGTTGATGAAGTTGCCAAGACAATTGGATTTTTAGCAAGTGATGATGCTTCATTCATAACTGGCGCTACACTTCCAGTTGATGGTGGAAGACACGCTCTTTGTcctcgttaa